Proteins found in one Acidobacteriota bacterium genomic segment:
- the hisH gene encoding imidazole glycerol phosphate synthase subunit HisH — MIALVDYGAGNLASVRKALAALGADVWTPSAPAELARATGVIVPGVGHFDATRGITSDWRTAISGSIAGGVPMLGICVGLQWLFEGSTEAPDVNGLGVFKGTCSLFTFPVNAKQKVPHVGWNSLSMPRPGKLMTGIEPGTQVYFTHSYAAPVIDDTAAICEYGVPFSAAVERDNVSAVQFHPEKSGAAGLQILSNWLRNAV; from the coding sequence GTGATCGCACTCGTCGATTACGGCGCCGGCAACCTGGCGTCTGTGCGAAAGGCGCTGGCCGCTCTCGGCGCGGACGTCTGGACGCCGTCGGCCCCTGCCGAACTGGCGCGCGCTACCGGCGTGATCGTTCCTGGCGTAGGCCACTTCGACGCCACCAGGGGCATCACCAGCGACTGGCGCACCGCGATCAGCGGGTCGATCGCGGGGGGCGTGCCGATGCTCGGCATCTGCGTCGGACTGCAGTGGCTGTTCGAAGGCAGCACCGAAGCCCCGGACGTAAACGGGCTCGGCGTGTTTAAAGGGACCTGCTCCCTTTTTACGTTCCCCGTAAATGCGAAGCAGAAAGTGCCACATGTGGGCTGGAACAGCCTCTCGATGCCACGGCCTGGCAAGTTGATGACCGGGATCGAACCGGGGACGCAGGTCTACTTCACCCACTCGTACGCCGCGCCGGTGATCGACGACACGGCGGCGATCTGCGAGTACGGTGTCCCGTTCAGCGCCGCGGTCGAACGCGACAACGTGTCGGCCGTGCAGTTCCACCCGGAGAAATCCGGAGCTGCTGGACTACAGATTTTGAGTAACTGGTTGCGGAATGCTGTCTAA
- the hisF gene encoding imidazole glycerol phosphate synthase subunit HisF produces MLSKRIIACLDVRDGKVVKGVNFEGLREAGDPAELARRYNVEGIDEIVILDVTATVEARQARAHTIAAVAGEIFLPLAVGGGIHSEADAAAAIEAGADKVSLNTAALKTPGLITTLAKRYGSQAVIVAIDAKRGEPAAAPHTGVPYNVFARSGQSATTRDAIEWAREATDRGAGEILLTSIDRDGTKSGFDCAMTAAVSDAVNIPVIASGGAGTFEHFAEVFRDGHADAALAASIFHFNEKSVSALKAFLKDAGVSVRL; encoded by the coding sequence ATGCTGTCTAAGCGCATCATTGCGTGCCTCGACGTCCGCGACGGCAAGGTCGTGAAGGGCGTGAACTTCGAAGGATTGCGCGAAGCCGGCGATCCCGCTGAACTGGCGCGGCGCTACAACGTCGAGGGGATCGACGAGATCGTCATCCTCGACGTGACCGCCACCGTTGAGGCGCGCCAGGCGCGCGCGCACACAATTGCCGCGGTGGCGGGAGAGATCTTCCTCCCGCTCGCCGTCGGTGGCGGCATTCACAGCGAAGCCGATGCCGCGGCGGCGATTGAAGCGGGCGCCGACAAGGTCAGCCTGAACACGGCGGCGCTCAAGACGCCAGGGCTCATCACCACGTTGGCAAAGCGGTACGGAAGCCAAGCCGTGATCGTCGCGATTGATGCGAAACGCGGCGAGCCGGCGGCGGCACCCCATACCGGGGTGCCCTACAACGTGTTCGCGAGGTCGGGACAGTCAGCCACCACTCGCGACGCGATCGAGTGGGCCCGCGAAGCAACCGATCGCGGTGCGGGCGAGATCCTGCTGACCTCGATCGACCGCGATGGGACGAAATCCGGGTTTGACTGCGCCATGACCGCGGCCGTGTCGGACGCGGTCAACATCCCCGTGATCGCCTCGGGCGGCGCCGGCACCTTCGAGCACTTTGCCGAGGTCTTTCGCGACGGCCATGCCGATGCGGCATTGGCCGCGTCGATCTTTCATTTCAATGAAAAGTCCGTGAGCGCATTGAAGGCGTTCTTAAAGGACGCAGGAGTTTCCGTTCGTCTATGA
- a CDS encoding HisA/HisF-related TIM barrel protein produces the protein MLIPSIDLQGGKVVQLVQGDKLAISSDDLDGWIAKFAKFPKVQLIDLDAAMSRGNNDALVAQIAAKLPCRVGGGVRSVRRAEELIAAGARAVIAGSGLFRRGDGTDLAQMIDHDFARALADTVGMHRLIAAVDSRGGRVCIHGWKTVLPLTAVQAVQLLEGYCEEFLYTHVDKEGLMQGTDMAAITAVAKATERKLTAAGGITTRAEIDALDAQGIDAVVGMAIYTGSLAID, from the coding sequence ATGTTGATACCCTCGATCGATCTCCAGGGCGGTAAGGTCGTCCAACTCGTGCAGGGCGACAAGCTCGCCATCTCCTCCGACGACCTCGACGGCTGGATCGCGAAGTTCGCGAAGTTCCCCAAGGTCCAGTTGATCGATCTGGATGCCGCCATGTCGCGCGGGAACAACGATGCCCTCGTCGCCCAGATCGCGGCGAAGCTGCCGTGCCGCGTGGGCGGCGGGGTCCGCAGCGTGCGCCGCGCGGAAGAGCTGATCGCCGCCGGGGCGCGGGCCGTGATTGCCGGTTCGGGCCTGTTCCGGCGCGGCGACGGCACCGACCTGGCGCAGATGATCGACCACGACTTCGCGCGCGCGCTGGCCGACACCGTCGGGATGCACCGGCTGATCGCCGCGGTCGACTCGCGCGGTGGCCGCGTGTGCATTCACGGCTGGAAGACGGTGCTGCCGCTCACCGCCGTACAGGCTGTGCAGCTGCTCGAAGGCTACTGCGAAGAGTTCCTCTACACCCACGTGGACAAGGAAGGGCTGATGCAGGGCACCGACATGGCCGCCATCACGGCCGTCGCGAAGGCCACCGAGCGCAAGCTCACCGCCGCCGGCGGCATCACCACCCGCGCCGAGATCGACGCCCTCGACGCCCAGGGCATCGACGCGGTCGTGGGCATGGCCATCTACACGGGCTCGCTGGCCATCGATTAG
- a CDS encoding DUF3052 domain-containing protein, translated as MPAKVSAGHGYSGTPLIKKLGIKDATRLLAINAPPDYLTWLGPLPPGAAVVTRADATTDIAHVFATRRARLAHELTRLRAALRPDAAIWVSWPKRASKVATDITEDVIREVALPMGFVDIKVCAVTDVWSGLKLVVRKELR; from the coding sequence TTGCCCGCGAAGGTATCAGCCGGTCACGGATACTCGGGAACGCCGCTCATCAAGAAGCTTGGCATCAAGGACGCGACGCGGCTGCTCGCGATCAACGCCCCGCCCGACTATTTGACGTGGCTTGGGCCGCTGCCGCCGGGCGCGGCCGTTGTCACTCGTGCCGATGCCACGACCGACATCGCGCACGTGTTCGCGACCAGGCGCGCCCGCCTGGCCCACGAGCTGACGCGCCTTCGGGCAGCGCTGCGGCCTGACGCGGCGATTTGGGTGTCGTGGCCGAAGAGGGCGTCGAAGGTGGCGACCGACATCACCGAGGATGTGATCCGGGAGGTGGCGCTCCCGATGGGGTTCGTTGACATCAAGGTGTGCGCGGTGACGGACGTGTGGTCCGGCCTCAAGCTGGTCGTACGCAAAGAATTGCGGTGA
- a CDS encoding ABC transporter permease, giving the protein MLDGLWRDLALAARSLAKARAFSFVCVISLGIGMAPVIAIPYASRLTRLPPAGVNTDGLVELVTTSNGPHQASAQWSYPDFVSLRDGVTGAALIVWAGGQSEVEFQSPGAGATKVSTLFVSAGYFKTIGVTLAQGAGFDAAMDDPIEAEPVVILGYRLWQNRLASDPDIIGKTVTMDGVSHTVVGVAPDQFDGHLGFQGQQLFVPLEWHPGLRADNNAERDLRDDRAREWLYIHGQLAPGTSVQQASAAVATVTGRLGREFPATNEFKAGVAVAYDPLGSLTRSEFRIVQAVAFTLTGTVLLIVALNISGMMQVRGAMRERELSIRQAIGASRARLAQFLLSEAIVLAGAGGALASLVLFNLPSLLSLLTDDPVPAPILEALRVDLAMVAIAFGLCLVTSLVFGWLPALRFSRPVIISSLTDDAGVGGRRVGRVHRVTAALQVAIAVPLLVMSGQSLDRVRATATASLGFQSELVYAAPLKLDRLSIESAGFEIRRLSDTLARADGVASVTVADGLPLDARYRIERASLQVDHSIAPRPVPVHVTRVGHGYLDTLGIPLLRGRSFTVDDRVGTELVTVVSQPLADRLVPDGDVIGKRLTLGADEATQQRLTIVGVTADFPTSQMSTAREQLLLPLAQHPGVKRDSVAVVDDLGSTPRVLLIARSAPGEQPKKLTTALENLARELDPDFQPIGVVTGTGLRQNSVDDFLTQSAVAGVAGGVILMLAALGIYGVVGLMVATRTREIAVRAALGASRRRVLGMILLDVVKLVLPGVGAGVALTVVLNRLNSENMGVALSELEPLAYVAGAAIAVLVAIIASLAPARRAASVQPMVAMRTI; this is encoded by the coding sequence GTGCTCGACGGTCTGTGGCGTGACCTCGCGCTTGCGGCTCGCTCCCTGGCGAAGGCCCGGGCCTTTTCGTTTGTCTGCGTGATCTCCCTGGGGATCGGCATGGCGCCGGTCATCGCGATTCCGTACGCCTCGCGGCTCACCAGGCTGCCGCCGGCCGGCGTGAACACCGACGGGCTGGTCGAGCTGGTGACTACGTCCAATGGTCCTCACCAGGCGAGTGCGCAATGGTCCTATCCGGACTTCGTCAGCCTTCGAGACGGTGTGACGGGAGCGGCGTTGATCGTTTGGGCCGGTGGCCAGAGCGAGGTCGAGTTTCAGTCGCCGGGCGCGGGCGCGACCAAAGTGTCAACGCTGTTCGTCTCTGCCGGCTACTTCAAGACGATCGGCGTGACGCTGGCGCAGGGTGCCGGGTTTGACGCCGCGATGGACGATCCGATCGAGGCTGAACCAGTCGTGATTCTGGGCTACAGGCTCTGGCAGAACCGCCTGGCCTCCGATCCCGACATTATCGGCAAGACCGTCACCATGGACGGTGTCTCGCATACCGTGGTCGGCGTGGCGCCGGACCAGTTCGACGGTCACCTGGGTTTCCAGGGCCAGCAGCTCTTTGTGCCGCTCGAGTGGCATCCCGGTCTGCGTGCTGACAACAACGCCGAGCGCGACCTGCGCGACGACCGGGCCAGGGAGTGGCTCTACATCCATGGCCAGCTCGCGCCCGGAACCTCCGTTCAGCAGGCCAGTGCTGCGGTGGCTACGGTCACGGGCCGGCTGGGCAGGGAGTTTCCGGCTACGAACGAGTTCAAGGCCGGCGTCGCCGTCGCATACGATCCTCTCGGTTCGCTCACCCGTTCCGAATTCCGGATTGTTCAGGCCGTCGCATTCACCCTCACCGGTACGGTGCTCCTGATCGTCGCCCTCAATATCTCCGGCATGATGCAGGTACGCGGGGCGATGCGTGAGCGCGAGCTGTCGATCCGCCAGGCCATCGGCGCCAGCCGGGCACGGCTGGCTCAGTTTCTCTTGTCCGAAGCGATCGTCTTGGCGGGCGCCGGCGGAGCGCTCGCCTCGCTGGTGCTCTTCAACCTGCCGTCGCTGTTATCGTTGCTCACCGACGATCCCGTACCGGCGCCGATCCTGGAGGCCCTGCGCGTCGATCTCGCCATGGTCGCAATCGCGTTCGGGTTGTGTCTCGTCACGAGCCTGGTCTTCGGATGGCTGCCCGCCCTGCGGTTCAGCCGGCCCGTGATCATTTCCTCCCTGACGGACGATGCGGGCGTCGGGGGGCGGCGGGTGGGCCGCGTGCATCGCGTGACGGCCGCGCTGCAGGTGGCCATCGCCGTGCCCCTGCTCGTCATGAGCGGCCAGTCCCTCGATCGCGTGCGCGCGACGGCGACCGCTTCTTTGGGGTTCCAGTCCGAGCTGGTCTACGCCGCTCCGCTCAAGCTCGATCGTCTCAGCATCGAGAGTGCCGGCTTCGAGATCCGGCGGCTGAGCGACACGCTCGCGCGCGCCGACGGCGTGGCATCGGTCACGGTGGCCGATGGCCTGCCGCTCGACGCCCGGTACCGCATCGAGAGGGCTTCGCTACAGGTGGACCACAGCATCGCGCCGAGGCCCGTGCCCGTACACGTGACGCGCGTCGGCCACGGATACCTGGATACCCTGGGCATCCCGCTCCTTCGCGGGCGCAGTTTCACCGTGGACGACCGGGTGGGCACGGAGCTCGTGACCGTGGTCTCGCAGCCGCTCGCCGACCGGCTCGTCCCCGACGGCGACGTGATCGGCAAGCGGTTGACCCTGGGTGCGGACGAGGCCACGCAACAGAGGCTCACAATCGTCGGCGTGACCGCAGATTTCCCGACCTCACAGATGAGCACCGCGCGGGAGCAGTTGCTGCTGCCGCTGGCCCAGCACCCGGGCGTGAAGCGAGATTCCGTGGCCGTGGTCGACGACTTGGGCAGCACGCCGCGCGTCCTGTTGATCGCCCGCAGCGCGCCAGGGGAACAACCGAAAAAGCTGACCACGGCGCTCGAGAACCTGGCCCGCGAACTCGACCCGGATTTCCAGCCCATCGGCGTCGTCACCGGCACGGGGCTGCGACAAAACAGCGTGGACGACTTCCTCACCCAATCGGCCGTCGCGGGCGTCGCCGGCGGGGTGATCCTGATGCTGGCGGCGCTTGGCATCTACGGCGTGGTCGGACTGATGGTGGCGACGCGCACGCGCGAGATTGCCGTGCGGGCCGCGCTTGGCGCCTCGCGCCGGCGCGTGCTCGGCATGATCCTCCTCGACGTCGTCAAGCTCGTGCTCCCCGGCGTCGGCGCCGGTGTCGCCCTCACCGTTGTCCTCAACCGCCTCAACAGCGAGAACATGGGCGTCGCCCTGAGCGAGCTGGAGCCGCTGGCCTACGTCGCCGGCGCGGCGATTGCCGTGCTCGTCGCGATCATCGCCAGCCTTGCGCCGGCCCGCCGCGCGGCCTCGGTGCAGCCGATGGTGGCCATGCGAACCATTTAA
- a CDS encoding RNA polymerase sigma factor, which yields MDRDSELALVARLRDGDPDAFDCVHAYFNTRLFNFLARLSRRREVAEDLLEETWLRLVARAAQLRPDTHLGPWLFTVARNLYVSYRRSRMLEDSHAVGLDGLWPSGSPQPSPFEVAAAGEAGRRLETALGGLPVAYREAILLVAIEGLQPSEAAEVCGIKPEAMRQRLSRARAALAVSLASDESTLAALREVPT from the coding sequence ATGGACCGCGACTCCGAGCTCGCACTTGTCGCCCGCCTGCGCGACGGCGATCCGGACGCGTTCGACTGCGTGCATGCCTACTTCAACACCCGGCTGTTCAACTTCCTCGCCCGGCTGTCGCGCCGGCGCGAGGTGGCCGAAGATCTGCTCGAGGAGACCTGGCTTCGGTTGGTCGCCCGTGCGGCGCAGCTTCGCCCGGACACCCACCTGGGTCCGTGGCTCTTCACCGTCGCGCGCAATCTCTATGTCAGTTATCGGCGATCGCGGATGCTGGAAGACTCACACGCCGTCGGCCTGGACGGTTTGTGGCCGTCGGGATCACCGCAGCCATCGCCGTTCGAGGTCGCAGCGGCCGGCGAAGCGGGGCGGCGGCTCGAGACAGCGCTCGGCGGGCTGCCAGTCGCATACCGCGAGGCCATCTTGCTGGTGGCGATCGAGGGTCTGCAGCCGTCGGAAGCCGCAGAGGTGTGTGGCATCAAGCCGGAAGCCATGCGCCAGCGGCTGAGCCGCGCCCGCGCCGCGCTGGCGGTGAGCCTGGCCTCGGACGAATCAACCCTCGCCGCGCTCCGAGAGGTCCCGACGTGA
- a CDS encoding heavy metal-binding domain-containing protein produces MRYLVAALLGLGAVVAAQEPTFPNRPSQEAMPGTGRPLIDPNATTTTSGYICPMHPNEVRAEPGTCSICGMKLVPGDPMATADYVMRVTMEPRAPKPGQSVKFRLAVLHPLTGAMVKDFAEVHDKLFHLFIVSRDMSEWAHVHPEPDKDGSFTIEHTIPTAGHWALFSDFMPVGGGPQMIVTPFTTAGFEGDLTASVPALTPDRSLTKTADGVIVSMDATPAKLIAGEETDIPIHFTDEKTGEPVRDLQRYLGAFGHAMMLSDDMTEHVHAHPEEMLEGTAVTEGGGPDLTFHALFPKPGIYRIWLQFQRHGRLSTLPFTVRVTRLGETLASP; encoded by the coding sequence ATGCGTTACCTCGTTGCGGCGTTGTTGGGGTTGGGCGCGGTGGTGGCGGCCCAGGAGCCGACGTTTCCAAACCGGCCGAGCCAGGAGGCCATGCCGGGCACGGGGCGGCCGCTCATCGACCCGAACGCCACGACGACGACGAGTGGATACATCTGCCCGATGCATCCGAACGAAGTGAGGGCCGAGCCCGGCACGTGCAGCATTTGCGGCATGAAGCTCGTGCCGGGCGACCCCATGGCGACCGCCGATTACGTGATGCGCGTGACCATGGAACCGCGCGCGCCCAAGCCGGGACAGTCGGTCAAGTTTCGCCTGGCGGTGCTGCATCCGCTGACCGGCGCCATGGTCAAGGACTTCGCCGAGGTCCACGACAAGCTGTTCCACCTGTTCATCGTCAGCCGCGACATGTCGGAGTGGGCGCATGTGCACCCGGAGCCCGACAAGGACGGCAGCTTCACCATCGAGCACACCATCCCCACCGCGGGGCACTGGGCGCTGTTCAGCGACTTCATGCCGGTCGGCGGGGGGCCGCAGATGATCGTCACGCCGTTCACCACGGCCGGCTTCGAAGGCGACCTCACCGCGTCGGTTCCCGCGCTCACGCCCGACCGCTCGCTGACCAAGACCGCGGACGGTGTCATCGTGTCGATGGATGCGACCCCGGCCAAGCTGATCGCGGGCGAAGAGACCGACATCCCGATTCACTTTACTGACGAGAAGACCGGCGAGCCGGTGAGAGACCTGCAGCGCTACCTGGGCGCCTTCGGTCACGCCATGATGCTGAGCGACGACATGACCGAACACGTGCATGCGCATCCGGAAGAGATGCTCGAAGGCACCGCGGTCACCGAGGGTGGCGGGCCCGACCTGACCTTCCACGCGCTGTTCCCGAAGCCGGGCATCTATCGCATCTGGCTGCAGTTCCAGCGCCACGGCCGGCTGTCGACCCTGCCGTTTACGGTGCGGGTGACGCGGCTGGGCGAGACACTTGCCTCGCCGTAG
- a CDS encoding cytochrome c: MTWKGLFTGACVLGLVAAGWPYASPEPVSSHGRITTNIMFNREVSQIFQKKCFQCHTEGNVSMSLTTYRDARPWAVAIKEEILEKQMPPWSAVTGYGHFSNDVSLTAREISLIISWADGGAPSGVLLVDEDKPAVIIPSLTGWEHGQPDAVIPVAAGEKVAAGSGDRIARLEVPTGLKAASWLRSLQLNFTDRRVVRYAAVYELRTGQWLGTWTPTHPVSALPADVAIRLPAGGKVAVEIGYRGTEEDAAGTGELGLYFSDSKPAQVAVPIEISAKPVSVAAGQASERVRTEFTIKSATNAAALWPRLGVGATSVEVTAIRPDGVVEPLLWLQDYRADWPSSYVFRQPVALPAGTRLAVTAYYGNTGDAPLTAQPALSVSAFPPRLR; encoded by the coding sequence ATGACGTGGAAGGGGCTCTTCACTGGCGCCTGCGTGCTTGGACTGGTCGCGGCCGGGTGGCCGTACGCCAGTCCCGAGCCCGTCTCGTCGCATGGCCGCATCACCACCAACATCATGTTCAACCGGGAGGTCTCGCAGATCTTCCAGAAGAAGTGCTTCCAGTGCCACACCGAGGGCAACGTCTCGATGTCGCTCACGACCTACCGGGACGCGCGGCCCTGGGCGGTGGCGATCAAGGAAGAGATTCTCGAGAAGCAGATGCCGCCCTGGAGCGCGGTCACCGGCTACGGGCATTTTTCGAACGACGTCAGCCTGACCGCCCGCGAGATCAGCCTGATCATCTCGTGGGCTGATGGCGGCGCGCCGAGCGGCGTGCTGCTCGTCGATGAAGACAAGCCGGCCGTAATCATCCCGTCGCTGACCGGCTGGGAGCACGGCCAACCCGACGCGGTGATTCCCGTGGCGGCCGGCGAGAAGGTTGCCGCCGGGTCGGGCGATCGGATCGCGCGCCTCGAGGTCCCGACCGGCTTGAAGGCGGCGTCGTGGCTCAGGTCGCTGCAGCTGAACTTCACCGATCGCCGCGTGGTCCGCTACGCCGCGGTCTACGAACTGCGCACCGGGCAGTGGCTTGGCACGTGGACGCCGACCCATCCGGTAAGCGCGCTGCCCGCGGATGTCGCCATCCGGTTGCCGGCCGGCGGCAAGGTGGCCGTCGAGATTGGCTACCGCGGCACCGAGGAAGACGCCGCCGGCACCGGCGAGCTGGGTTTGTACTTCTCGGACAGCAAGCCCGCGCAAGTGGCGGTGCCGATCGAGATCAGCGCCAAGCCGGTGAGCGTCGCCGCCGGCCAGGCGAGCGAGCGCGTGCGCACGGAGTTCACCATCAAGAGCGCGACCAACGCCGCGGCGCTCTGGCCGCGGCTCGGCGTGGGCGCCACGTCGGTGGAGGTCACCGCCATTCGCCCCGATGGTGTCGTCGAGCCGTTGTTGTGGTTGCAAGACTACCGGGCCGACTGGCCTTCGTCCTATGTGTTCAGGCAGCCGGTGGCGCTACCGGCCGGCACCCGCCTCGCGGTGACGGCGTATTACGGCAACACCGGCGACGCGCCCTTGACGGCGCAGCCGGCGCTGTCGGTCAGTGCCTTTCCGCCCCGCCTTCGCTGA
- a CDS encoding alpha/beta fold hydrolase, which produces MNRRHVASGFSRTVLVALLLVPSLAWAQALPNLSSLSVRYNTRKATVKPDGELKAQIDAVDREIAAANKQGRTGEVRRQIAKGMALLDKTPWTPALDFQHSLALRSERTVADSTVPYAMRLEQIYSPATELTPALTAKVALKKRLPPARPGEAPETVLVRELGAFEGVSRDLRESPFAIEIDVTGVDDGAYVLETQVLEGTSPVATTTLGVVLHKGLDARLRALETASASIAPAVRADVAYPADYIRNVNRGRISLGTFSVGAEIAAAEAVLAAAKGGKDPFKGRTGDFERHYLLEGANEVMPYRVYVPKAYSPAVGAPLVIALHGLGGNEDSFFDQYSKLPPQLAEKHGFLLAAPHGFRVDGFYGSPMMSTDAAARRRSEYSEKDVLEVLRLMKANYKVDESRIYLIGHSMGAIGTWALASKYPDIWAALVPFSGVGSPALAERMKGIPQLVVHGDNDATVNVSGSRNMVAALKKAGANVTYLEISGGSHTDMVVPNLPLAFEFLAQQRKGAPVATQQQQEQ; this is translated from the coding sequence ATGAACCGTCGTCATGTGGCGTCCGGCTTTAGCCGGACCGTTCTTGTCGCCCTTCTTCTCGTCCCCTCCCTCGCCTGGGCGCAGGCGCTGCCAAACCTCAGCTCGCTCAGCGTCCGCTACAACACGCGCAAGGCCACCGTGAAGCCGGACGGCGAGCTCAAGGCGCAGATCGATGCGGTGGATCGCGAGATCGCAGCCGCCAACAAACAGGGCCGCACCGGCGAGGTGCGCCGGCAGATTGCCAAGGGCATGGCGTTGCTCGACAAAACACCGTGGACGCCCGCGCTCGACTTCCAGCACTCGCTGGCCCTGCGCAGCGAGCGAACCGTGGCCGATTCGACGGTGCCCTATGCGATGCGCCTCGAACAGATTTACAGCCCCGCCACCGAGCTGACGCCGGCGCTCACCGCCAAGGTAGCGCTGAAGAAGCGGCTGCCGCCGGCCAGGCCGGGCGAGGCGCCTGAAACGGTGCTGGTCCGCGAGCTGGGCGCGTTCGAAGGCGTCAGCCGAGACTTGCGCGAGTCGCCGTTCGCGATAGAGATTGACGTGACCGGCGTGGACGACGGCGCCTATGTGCTCGAGACACAGGTGCTCGAGGGCACGTCGCCGGTGGCCACGACCACACTTGGTGTCGTGCTGCACAAGGGGCTGGACGCGCGCCTGCGCGCGCTTGAAACCGCTTCGGCGTCGATCGCACCGGCCGTCCGGGCCGACGTGGCCTATCCCGCCGACTACATCCGCAACGTCAATCGCGGCCGCATCTCGCTCGGGACCTTCAGCGTGGGCGCCGAGATTGCCGCGGCCGAGGCGGTGCTGGCGGCGGCGAAGGGCGGCAAGGATCCGTTCAAGGGCCGCACCGGCGACTTCGAACGCCATTACCTGCTCGAGGGCGCGAACGAAGTGATGCCGTACCGCGTGTACGTACCGAAGGCCTACTCGCCGGCGGTTGGCGCGCCGCTCGTGATCGCGCTGCACGGGCTCGGCGGCAACGAAGACTCGTTCTTCGATCAGTATTCGAAGCTGCCGCCGCAACTGGCCGAGAAGCATGGCTTCCTGCTGGCCGCGCCGCACGGCTTCCGCGTGGACGGATTCTACGGCTCGCCGATGATGAGCACCGATGCGGCGGCGCGGCGCCGCTCCGAGTACAGCGAAAAAGACGTACTGGAAGTGCTGCGCCTGATGAAGGCCAACTACAAGGTGGACGAGTCGCGCATCTACCTGATCGGCCACTCGATGGGCGCGATCGGTACCTGGGCGCTGGCCTCGAAGTACCCTGACATCTGGGCCGCGCTGGTGCCGTTCTCGGGCGTCGGCTCGCCCGCGCTGGCCGAGCGCATGAAGGGCATTCCTCAACTCGTCGTTCACGGCGACAACGACGCGACCGTCAACGTCAGCGGTTCGCGCAACATGGTGGCGGCGCTCAAGAAGGCCGGCGCCAACGTGACCTATCTCGAGATTTCCGGTGGCAGCCACACCGACATGGTGGTGCCCAACCTGCCCTTGGCGTTCGAGTTCCTGGCGCAGCAGCGCAAGGGCGCGCCGGTGGCGACCCAGCAGCAGCAAGAGCAGTAA